The Ursus arctos isolate Adak ecotype North America chromosome X, UrsArc2.0, whole genome shotgun sequence genome includes the window ggcaaccctctcgggtccgCTCCCTCCTCGGGAGATTTGTACTATCACTTCGCTATCACTccataaaccttgctttgctgccccccaaaaagattttttatttatttatgagagagtgagaaaaagagagagaaagagcatgagcagagggagagggagaagcagattccccactgagcagggagcctgatgaggggctcgattccaggaccctgagatcaacacctgagctgaaggcagtcacttaacggactgagccacccaggggccccacagcCCAAGTCTTAGCAAGTTTCTTGTTCGCACCAGGGCCTAAGGATGTCTTTCTGCTCCCTGCACGCCCCTTTTCTCCTCCGCCATTTTGAAAACCCCTGGTCCCATCGTTCACAGAAGTCAGCCTGGTCCTACCACCTTCTATTCCAAGCTTACCCTGCTCCCGGAGTAAGCTCATAACCTTTTTTCTAAAAAGTACATGCCACTTTACTgaaggactggggtgggggagtaATTCCAAAGTACTaggaaaggatttttaaagtgtttttaagtGATTTGTTCTATCAGCCAAGGAAAGGTATTCAGAATGTTAAACCTTTCACAGAGGTGTCCTCACGTAAAGCCCTGACACTCGGAAAGGGGAAAATGACAGCCAGAGACAGTTAGCCTGGCAGTGcgcacacacatgaacacacactcAAGCATACACTcgcacacacatttacacacagcCACACGCTCTTGCTCAGTGGGAAAGGGGCTTTCTCTCATGGCTTTCTCCTTCATTGAGAATCACGTGATGGTATCAGCATAGgtttctggaagaaagaaaacattttatatctCGAACTTCAAGAATGTTCCCTGCTCCCTCCATCAGCAAGGATTGTAGAAGCTGGAGGAACTTTCCTTCTCATGTTCCACATATTCCCCTCTTGCCTGTTTTGCAGCCATGGATTTTTCTAAAGCCATAGGCCTCACTGGCAAACGCCACTGAGAGCCAAAGATGCATGTGCCTTTGGCTTCCCCCCAGGAACATGTTCCTGAAAAGCTGCATGCAAATTACATTTTTGCAGATCAATTATCACTCCCCACGGACTTCTCGTAAGATACGCGAGCCCCTCTCTCTTCATTGAGATTGAGTTTCAATGTATGCCTAACACCTCAGCTTTAAGTTTCTCTGCCTCCTACCATCCTTTTTGACAGTTAAACCAcatctaaaaaagaagaaacgaCCAACGAAACATGAAGTTCTAGTGCAAATAGTCCAGGATCTGCCAACAAACCCACAAGTACAACAGAGAGGCTATCTGGAAGAGACACCAGGCATCGCCATTTGAAATGCAAATACCCACCCTGTGtgcacctgtggggggaggctcTTTCCAAGGGCTTGAGGGATTTCTGCCCCactccctggggagggggcggccaCCTCAAGGTGATGGGCATCTTCATCTTGGGGGGGGCGGTCAGGACCGTCCCTTCTGCTTTCTGCATCCTCTACCCCACTCCCAGCTCTGAAATTCCAGAGACCCTCTCTACCAGAACAAAGACGGGGTGCGGTGGCTCTGGGGACCCGCGTATGCAGCTGGTGACCTAGGGTAGGAAGTACTAGCTCAGAGTCGTTAGGGAGGTGCCATGGCTTCCATCTCTGGCAACAGAGCTAAGCGAGGGCACGTGCGTCACGGGAGTGTGGCGCTGGTCAGGACTTTGCGGTCTTTGGACTGGAACCAGAGGTATTATTAGTGCGGATGGGGAAGGGACTTGCTTGCTTAGTGGCGAGGAAAATTAGGAGCCCAAGCATTCTTCCATCCTGCATTCTCCATGCTggcattttgattaaaaaaaaatattgctgcaGCTGTTTGCATATTCTcgaagtgtgtgtgcatgtgtgtggtttggTGTTTACAAATTTGGGGTTATGGAGGGGAGTTTCCAGAGCAACGGAAGTAGCTGCTTGTCAGTCAGggttcattttgaaaatgaaagcctGAAAGACGCTGGGCCTGGGCTTGGTCTCTGAGGAGTCAGCGAAGGCCAGGAGGTGGCTTTGGCCAGTTGGCTCGGGGAAGCAACTACGTCAtcgctgttttattttttacgaGCCGATGAAATCTATGGAAGATGGATTTTGGTGTCCCACAGGTTCGGTCTGAGGCCGGGATGTGGGACTGGGCACAGAGGCTCCGGCTACAGATGAACCCCCCCCTCCGCCGACACGCAGGCCCGCagctccccctccacacacacacacacaatcacagtTTCCCAGGCTGGCAACCCAGAACAAGGTAACAACTAGCTCCCCCGCACCTACTAGGGGCACAAGGGTGGTATGACATAGTCATCCCAGAGTTTAGAGTCTAGCTGGCAtgtcagggaaagagagacacagcCCGGGGCCATCTGTGCCGGGTGCCAGAGGACCACCGCCAGCCGCCTGGGAGAGGGGCCGGGAGGGCCATCGCTCTGGCCTGCGCTAATCAGAGGAGGCCCCCTGGAGAAGACGGACGCTGAGGCCAAGCTCGGAGGACAGGGAGAGCTTCCCTAGACAGAAGCGCTGAGGGAGGACATTGTAGAGGAGGGCCGCTTCAGATATGCTTAGGTTAGCGCAAGTCCCTCTGCTGGGCTGGAATTTGGGGCTTGTGTTGATAAGCCTGGCTTCAATGCCAGTCCCTAGGCTACGGTGTCACACAGacctgctctgccacttcctgctgggtgaccttgagcaaggggCCGAAACCTCTCTGCAGACTGGAGACAGTATTAATACTTGGCTTTTGAGGCTGCTGGGAGGATTAAAAGtgttaacatatatatatataaagcatctAGCAGTGTCTGGCACGTAATCAATGTTCAGACATTGATTACAAATGCAGGGGCTGTCATGAAGGAAAGCTCGAGATATTGACGGCAAGATATTTGAGGGCCAAGGAGGAAAGCCTCTGATACCTTCCATCACTGTTGGGCCCAGGGGAGTGGGCTGGCTTGGCCTGAACCCCCATCCCCTTTGGCCTAGACTGTTGGAAAAGTCTCCTGGCTTCTTGTCTGCCTCTCCCAGAATCATCTTCCTAAACACCACCTTAATCATGACTGCGTCCCTCTCTGACTCAAGAATCTTCTAGGAGGGTCCCTGTCGATTACTAACTGAACTCCCTAAcatggtggggggcaggaagCAAGAACTATCACTTAttgagggaagggaagagcaaaGAGAAGGCCACTCTTGGGATAGGGTAAAATATCCTCAAGGAGACAACAGGGACACGTCCCTGAAGAGGGCAGGGCACTCCCGCGCCGGCGGACTGGTTCACCTGTGCCTGTTTCTTCAAGCCAACTTGGCTTGGAAGGTTAAAGAGGAGAAGAGGGTGGAGGGCCGAGCAGGGACCCGCGGGGAAGAAGGGAATACCCTTTCCCAGTTCTCTGCAAGAGCTTCTGCCTGGTCCCTCTGCAGGAATCCCGGGCAACTCCAGGATCTGCGGGGACGGTCAAGGCCATACAAAGTACAAGGCAGGGGAGCCCGAGTCCCAGGCCGCTTCGCGGAACGCTAGGGGCGGGACAAAGGCTGCTCCGGGACAAAGTGCAGGAGATAAGAGGGAAGGGCGAAggaagggggcggggaggcagcGCCCTGGAGCTCAAGGATCGCGCTCGCGGAGGCCTTGGCTGCCCGCCGAGCTCAGCCCTCCGGGGAGGGGGCGCCCTAGAGCCTCTTCACCCTGGCAGCGGCGGGGATGCTGAGAAGCAAGCTGGCGGGGCGCTCGGGGCCCGCTCGCCCCCACCCCGCGCCCGCCCCACCGTAGCGCGCGGCGCGAGAGGCGGGGCTGCCCGGCTCACCTGGCCGTTTGGGGCGGGGCCGCCCGCGACCCGGGGACGCGGAGGTGGCGGCGGTCCCCGCGGGGCGCTAGAAGGGCTGGCCCCGGGGACCGGGCCCGGAGCTCCCACCCCTCCACGCCCCCCACCTCCCGCGCCGGGGCCCTCCCTCggctcgctggctctctctccctccctctcccctccttcgcTCCCTCCCTCCGAGCCCAATTGCTCAAGCCGCTTCCTTCCCCAACGCCAGCGCCAGTTCCTCTCCCGGAGGGGCCCGGGAAGGGCAGCGAACGCTCGACACTGGAAGCGCCGCGCCGGCGGCGGCGGGACCATGGCCGAGCCCCGAGGGACCGCGAGCCCGGGGCCCAAGGCCTCCCTCGCCGCCACCGCGCTGAGCCCGCGGAGCGCCCTGCAGCCCCGCCCCTGGAGAGCGGACACCGGCACCCTGGGCAGGTACCGGGGCCACGCCGCCGCCTCCCGGGACCCCCTCCACCACGGCTCGCTGATGCTctcgggctcgggctcgggccGCCGGCGGGGAGCGCTGCGGgagctgctggggctgcagggggcgGCCCCCGCCGGCTGGCTGTCGGAGGAGCGCGCCGAGGAGCAGTCCCCTGCCGGGCCGAACGGGCCGAACggcccgggcggcggcgggcTGTGCCTGGAGCCCCACGAGCACGCGTGGATACTGGCGGCCGCCGAGGGCCGCCTTGAGGTGCTGTGGGAGCAGCTGGAAGCCGAGCCCGCCCTGTTGCTGCGGTGCGACCCGATCACGGGCTACACGGTGCTGCACTGGTTGGCCAAGCACGGGTGCCACGAGGAGCTCATCCTGGTGCACGACTTCGCCCAGCGCCGGGGGCTGCAGCTCGACGTGAGCGCCTCGGGGAGCGGCGGCCTCACGCCCCTGCACCTGGCGGCCCTGCAGGGCCACGACATGGTCATCAAGGTGCTGGTGGGCGCCTTGGGGGCCGACCCCTCGCGCCGCGACTACAGCGGCCACCGGGCCTGTCACTACCTGCGGCCCGACGCGCCCCAGAGCCTGCGGGAGCTGTCGGGGGCCGAGGACTGGGAGACGGCGGGCCGCTGCGAGCGGATCAACGCCAACAACAACAGCAGCGGCGGCGCCGCGTGGGCGCTGCGACGGACCCCGAGCTCGGTGGGCACGAGCTGCGTGGAGACCCGGGCCAGAGCCGCGGCGTCGCCCGGCAAGGAGAAGAACTACGCTGGCAGCCGGGTGGCGCATATTCAGGGCCTTCTCCGCCAAATGTTCCCCTTCTTCCATGACCGTTGAGGGCGACAGAGACTGGAGAGCGCGGAGGGACGGCGACGCTGCGGTCGAGGCCTCGGTCTCGGATGGTCTCGAGCCGCACCCGAAGGGGCGGCAGCTCCGGCCGCAGCCGAGTGCGCTGGGCCTGCAAGCAGCGGACCACCTCCAGGTTTGTCGCAGGTACCTGTCCCAGGTCTCCTACAGCCACCGGCCAGGAGACCTGGGGACCGGGACACCCTCACCGCGAGAGAGCAAAGACCAAGCTGTCCTGGCGCCGAGTCCCGAAACCAGGGGACTAAGGAGTTAGGGGCAGGAGTGTGGTCTTGCTTGGGAGAGGAAACGTTAGGCTTCCAGGAGCCATTTCTGGGcaggcagaagctctgggtttaTTGGGAAGCACTTGCTAGAAGACTTGAGTTAAGACTGGAAACCACTGATAGAGAGGAAACGCCTAACTGAAGGCTTGACCCGGCTATTCCTGCGGGCGGAGGCACCTTTCCCCCCAACCTGCTCCTGAGAGATCCAGGCTTTACTGGCACTTTTTCTAATGTATCACGGATGACTTCTTAAGCATATTAAAGCAGGGCATGTTTTCCTTTCACGTGACAAAGCTGTCCtttgagtgactttttttttttttccattaaccACTGAGCGCGGGAAGCGTCCCACATTCTCAGGGAAAAGAGTTCACCAACCCATGGCCATGAGCTAGTGATCCCCGCGGCTCTGGACCTTGTTCCCACAGCAAATGGCCAAGCCGTGCGCTGGAAGGAGCTACATTCATTCACCTTGGCTCTGAGTAGAGACACAGTTTGCCTGTCTCCCGGGTTCTTTTGGCAGCTAGATCCCGCTTCTGGCACAAGTCTCATCCTAGACGAGTTGTCTGTAGGGGGCAGAGGGGTGGTAAAAGGGAAAAATCTCCAAAGGTACATTTCTGATGTTTTGTGGTGAGTCATGTAATTTACCTTGACTTCTGCCCTCCTCTGAGACACACCCACGGACGCTTTTTCCAAGATAGGGCTTTAATCGTCGTGGTTGCTTTTTCATTACATCTAACATGTCAGTTGTAGTTTGGAAACTGGCTCTCACTGAGAAATTGTATGAATCAAGTAGGATACAGGAGAGTTGACTGGCTGAAAGAAGGGAAAGCAGTTGGTGGCTAGGGATCCATGCTGCCTTAGAGAAcagtgcattttcatttttttaaagattttatttatgtacttgagagagagaatgagcaagagggagggagggagagagagcattggcagggggaggagcagagggagagggagaagcagactcctgagtagggagcctgactccggactcaatcccacaaccctgggatcatgacctgagccaaagacacacacttaaccgactgagccacccaggtgccccagagaacaGTGCATTTTCAAAACAGCACTGTATCCCAGGAAGCTTGGGGCCACCCTTGTAATGGACTGTTGAATCCCCAGCCCTCCCATCCCTGTCCTTGAACACCAGGAAGAAACAGTCATCACAGAACACGGGAAGCCCAGAAACATTACCCTGAGCTCATCCGTATAGATTTCCATCTCTGCCTGGTGGTCCCGTCGCTCCCTCTATTACCTCCTCTGTGCTCGAAATGTCCGATCTTCCCCTAATAACCCATTGGGTTTCTTCCATGAAATAATCCAAACCCTCCCTAGCAATGTTTTCAGCCCGTCACATGTTTCTAGGAACTACACCTTAAAACAAATTTACACAGTGTGATGTAGCAATAACTTTCTGTTCTCAATGAACGTCTTCAATGTTTGAAAGGGGGAGGGCGAGTCATTCCTGCATTCGGGCAGGCAGCGTCAGCATCTGGCATAACTCCCTCCACCCCCGGGTCCATTTTATAGTTGtcgttgtttttttaagaatttatttatttatttattagagagagagagagcacaagccaggggggaggggcagagggagagggacaagcagactccccgctgagcggggctccaccccaggaccctaagatctcGACTTGATTGGAAATCAGACGCTTaagctttaccgactgagccacccaggtgctccccccacccccgcatgcccattttatagatgcaggGCTGCGGTTTCTGCTCCATAGTCGCCCTTGACAGCTGCTGAGGCTGGTGGGGCTTGGTGGAGACCGCCCGGACAGGGCCTTCCTGCCAAATGGCTGGGTCTGCAGGCTTCTGGCTTGGCGGGAAGAGTGGCTTGTGCCTTTACCCAACATTCGAAGGACACTTAGAATGGTAGCCCCTCTTCATGGGAAAAGTCTGAACCTAAGCATCTTAACTAGGAGCAGATCTGGGGCCCAGAGACAAGCATCCGCCCTGCTTTTTCCAACAAGAAAACCAAGTCGGCTGGAAGGTTTGACGGCACTTTCTGTCGTTTCTCCTGCAGTCGGCTATTCTTCCCCACAGATTTTTCTCATCATGTGATAGTCCCCAGCCTACCTCCTCCATGTAAAATTGAGGTTTGGCTGCAGGGGACAAACTCCCATGCTGAAAACTCTCCATGCCTAACATCAAGCCATTGGCATTTCTGGTATGCTTTTTGAGGCAAGACTGGTATGCTTACcccaagagaaagaacaaattcccTAAGAAACTGCTTTCCAGGGGAGCAAAACGGAGTTAGGCAGATGATGCAAATCTGCATTCTAATGGAGCAAGGGACACGACAAGGTGACAGGAGCAGGGCTGTGACAGGTGAGCATGGCAGttgggggggcggaggggggtgCTGCGCCAGGGCGGGGCCTGACCCAGGCGAAAGATGCAGGGAAGGCTTTCCAGGGAGGAAGGTAAGGCCTGATCTAAGGCTCCAGGGGTGAGTAGGAGTTGGTCggtggagaaggggaggggcctCCTGGCGGAGCCGCCCTGGAGCAGGTCTGGGAGAAGGGAGCAAGTGCCAGGAAATGTAAGTCAGCCGGTTTGGCAGGCAGGTGGGAGCTGGGGAGTGATTAAGGGCAAAGCTGGAGAAGTGGATGGGGGCTCAGACCACTAAGGGTCTCAGAGGTCATGCTAAAAGAGGAGCAGAGATTTTAACCTAAAGGTAGCCGGGAGCCAGAGAAGGTTTCTAAGCAGAGGAGTAACCCGATGGGATTCTAGAGGAGTCCTTCTGGCAGTCACGTGGAGGACGGATGTGTCAGGGAGCAGGGCGacaactgggggagggggtgggggtggggtggagcatCACCCAAGCAAAGGGTTTCTGGCGAAACGCCTCAAGAAAAGTCAGCCTTCAGCTGAGAAGTTCAAAGAACCCTGCGGAGAGCGCTGGCTTTCAAACTTTCTTTCCCCCATAGAATTTGCAGTCACGAAGCTTCCCTCCAAAGCCCCATGTGTGAAACTGGCAAAGGCCCAGGCGAAGAGATGGGAGCTCACGGTGACCCCCGGAGCGAGGTTCAAAACCACTGGGGGGCACGGCGCTCGGCCTGACCCGGGTTCCAACGCTCACTACCAGTCACCGTCCCCTCTTGAGACGTTGCGTTCCTCATCGGTAAAAGGGGACCGATCCAATCTCCCTCGCGGGCTTCAGAGGGTTCGAGATCATGTGTAGGCATCCCCTAGCACGCTGCAGGGCGCAGAGAAAATGAGCCGCCGTTTGGAAGAATGGAGAGGGGTTCAGGTGTGTGGTAAAGCTGGGTTCCCGGCGAGGGTGGTCCAGGAAGGCCCTTGTGGGTATCTGTGTtaacctctctctcaaatgcgTGCGCACCGACTGCAGGTTCCTGTCTCTCTGCTGTTCCTCAAAGGAGACGCTTCCTGGGCTGATGTTCTCCACAACTGACACACTTGGACCTTAGACAGAAGCGTAGCCAGCTGACTTAGCTTGGCCCCCGGGCCGCAGAGGTCAAAGCAGCACGGTAGTAAGGGCCCGCCAGATACTAAGTAGGTGAGATGGTGTTTCTGGAAAAAGTCATAAGCTGGAGTCAGGGCTAGACCCAAAGTCCTCTGAGGAGAATAAAAGCATGCAAGTCCTTCATCTCCTGACCCTTTCATCCACACAAATGCCTGCTTCCGCCCCCTACCCACCATTccacactggcctcctggggcctctTCCCTCTCTCGGCTCATCTGAAGGAAGGAGATGCCGGTCTCTCCTCTCAAGGTGTGACTCCAGGGCCTGAAGCTGTCAGTTGTCCCTCTCCCGTGTCTCCAAGCTCCCCATCACTGTGGTTCCatgtaataaacatttattaagaagCCAGGCTCTTGGGGGGCAAACAGGCTGaagcctcttcccccccccccaccttctggCCCAGCTTGGTGACTCTTCCTCTCCTGTTCACCACCAAGTCTCCTCCCCTCACTGCCTCCGTCTCCTACCTCCTCACCTCTCCTGAACCCTCTGTATTCTGCTTTCCACCTCCATCATCTCAACGAGGGTCTCCAGTGATGACCCCCTCCCCAAGCTGCCAAATGCAAGTCCTTATCTTAATTCACTTCTTGGCCTCACTGGCCAATGTTGGCTATTTCCGACTCCTTGAAACTCCCTTCTCTAGTCTTCCATGACCTCCTACAGCTTTAACTGCCGGTGTTTACCAACTTGAAGTCTCAGCAAACCTTTCTTTTTGCTCTACATTCTCTCCCCAAGTTCTCTTCCcgcccttctccctctcttcctctgctccagccacacagtcctccttgctgttccttgaaAGAGCCATGTTCTTCTGAGCTCTGGGATTTCttacatgctgttccctctccaGAAACACTCTTCCCTCTATTCCTTGCCCCCTTCACCTGGCCCACCCCTGCTCACCCTTCAGATGTTAGTCACCACCTTGGGGAGGACTCCTTGCCCCTTCGCCTAGGTTAGCACGTCACTCACTGCTCCTTTTCATAGTCCTTATTACGCTGGAGGAAACTGTTCCAGCAGTTACTAGattcctctctcccctgccaCCACTAGACTGAcattccatgaggacagggacccAGTCTGTCTTATCTACCACAGTAACCCTGCTTCCTGGtagaaggcaggcgctcaataaATAGATACTGATTGGCAACGGAATCACAGATTGAACtcaaaagcaacaaacaaaacaagaaatagataaatgggaCTTCCTCGGAATTAAAGGCTTTCAGGCCTCAAAGGCCAACTATTGGAAAAGTACAAGGACAACCCACAGAACGGCAGAAAATATTCGCAAACGTATATCTTATAAGGGTCCAGTATCCcgaatatataaagaatcctcaactcaacaacaaaataacacaaacaaCCTGCCttataaatgggcaaaggacttgaacagacatgtCTCCGAAGAAGACACATATGCAAATCTCCAacgagcacatgaaaagatgctcaacatcattagtcgtTAGGActcggttttgttttgttttgggggaggagcagagggagagagagaatcttaagcaggctccacactcggcgtggagcccgacgcggggctccagcccatgaccctgagatcaggacccgagccaaaatcaagagtcagacgtttaaccgtctgagccacccaggtgcccctgttctttgtttttttaagtaagcgcta containing:
- the SOWAHD gene encoding ankyrin repeat domain-containing protein SOWAHD codes for the protein MAEPRGTASPGPKASLAATALSPRSALQPRPWRADTGTLGRYRGHAAASRDPLHHGSLMLSGSGSGRRRGALRELLGLQGAAPAGWLSEERAEEQSPAGPNGPNGPGGGGLCLEPHEHAWILAAAEGRLEVLWEQLEAEPALLLRCDPITGYTVLHWLAKHGCHEELILVHDFAQRRGLQLDVSASGSGGLTPLHLAALQGHDMVIKVLVGALGADPSRRDYSGHRACHYLRPDAPQSLRELSGAEDWETAGRCERINANNNSSGGAAWALRRTPSSVGTSCVETRARAAASPGKEKNYAGSRVAHIQGLLRQMFPFFHDR